The window GCGCCCAGCGCCCGGCATCGGTGCGCACCGCGGCGCTGCTGGCCAAAAGCAGCGCCCCCACCGAAGCACGCGAGGCCATCGACTACGTGGGCTTTGAAATCGGCGAGGAATACATCGTCGGCTACGGCCTCGATCACGCCGAGCGCTACCGCGAGCTGCCGGATCTGTGGGTGATGCGGCTGCCGGAATAACCCGTTGCCAATCCAGGCGAGAGGGCGAGGCATGCCTCGCCCTTCCTCGCTGGCCCCGTGCACCCCTCATCCGCCCTTCGGGCAGCTTCTCCCGAAGAATGAACCAAAGCTTTTAGAGACGCGCCTTGCGCACCGCCCGAATGGTGCGCTGGTCGTAGCGCATGAAAACCTGACGGATGCGCTCTCTTGCTGCGTCGATGATCTGCGCGTGATCGAAGGCCAGCGGCGGCAGCTCATCGAGCACGAAGAGCTGCGCCTTTGCCGCGTCGTCACCGGCGCGGATGGTCAGTGACTCGGCCGGCAGGACGGCGGTGAAGGCCTCGGAGATGGTGCGCCCACGCGGGTCGCGCCCCGGCGCGGAAAACGAACGCACGTATTCGAGACCCTCCAATTTCACCCCGGTCTCTTCCTCAAGCTCGCGCGCGGCGGCGGCCTGCGAGTCCTCGCCCTCGTCGACAAAACCGCCGGGCAGCGCCCAGCTCCCTGCGAAGGGATCGCGCCCACGCTCGATCAGCAGAATCTTGAGCGGCTCGTTGTCGGCAAAGGCGAAGAGCACCACGTCGACGGTGAGCGCGCAGTTGGGAATGATCGTACTTGCCATGGCACCTCTTCTTAGCCGGTTTTTCGCAGGCAGGCCCAGTCACGCGTAAACAGACTTGGCAAACTCGTATAACCACTTGTTTTTACAGCGTTTTTAGAGATGCACCCAAACGCTCCCCTGCGCCCTGCTCCCAGCAGCAAGCGCATAACTCCTTTAATTTCAGTCAGTTATCTGGTACCCACCCACCTGCCAACCTGGTTGACAGCGGTGTTCAGATTCCCGGGGTCCGCAGCGCCGCTTCCGCTGAAATCGACGTCAGTGTCTAGTGTAAATCCCAATAATTTCAGCGTACTTACGAGTTTACAAAAATATATGTTCAGGATGGAACGCTTCTTGAGTTAACGCCGACAACATTGCACCAGCGTGCCCCGACGAGCCCTTGGGTGAGTCTCGAGGAAGCCGGAACCCGCGAGGCACATGGGTAGGAGGAAATGATGAAGTTTTCGATTGGAATCCTGGCAGCTCTGATGCTGTCGCTCTCCGCAGGCACGGCACTGGCCGGCGGATCGACGCCGCCGCCTCCGCCGCCGTCCACCCCTTCGGCCGACGTGGCCTGGGCAAAGACCGCCCTGGCACTACAGCGTCAGATTGATGTGCGCACTCCCTTCAAGGACGCGACCTTCCTGGGCACGCACAACAGCTACAACTCGCAGGCCTACCAGACGATCTTCAGCTACCTCGATCCCAACCAGAGCAACTCGCTCTCGACGCAGCTCTTCGACTCGGGCGCGCGCTTTATCGAGCTCGACGTGCACAACGCCTACAACGACCTGCTGCTCTGCCACGGGCAGGACAACCACGTGGGGTGCAGCGCCTTCGACCGCCCCTTCTGGAAGGGCCTCGAAGAGCTGCGCAAGTTCCTCACCCGCTACCCCGAAGAAGTGGTGCTCCTCTACATCGAGGATCACATGGACGGGAAGTACAACGACGCTTTGAGCGACATTCTCAGCCAGCTCGGCAGCCACATCTACACGCCGGCGGGCAACTGCACGAACATTGCCACCAACCTGACCAAGGCCGACGTGCTGGCCGCGGGCAAGCAGGTGCTGCTGCTCGATCCGGGTTGCGACGGGAACAGCGCGTGGGACTCCATCGTCTTCTCGGGCATCGGCAGCGGCGGCTTTCCCACCGAGCAGGTGGAGGACCTGAACGGCTTTCCCGCCTGCAACGGCGGCGCCAACTATGAGAACATGGTGCGCTTCTACGAGGACCGCACCAACCTCTCCTCGCTGTTTTCCGATCCGGGCGATCCGCTGACCACTTCCAACATCGATGACGTTCTCAAGTGCGGCGGCAACATCGTGGGCTTCGACATGCTGGGCAAGGACGACGCCCGCATGACGGCGGCAATCTGGAGCTGGGCCCCCGGAGAGCCCAATAACTACAACAGCAACGAAGACTGCGGCGAATCTCGCGGCGACGGGCGCTTCAATGACGTCAACTGCGCCAACACCCGCCAGTACGCCTGCCGCAAGCCCGGCACCAAACAGTGGTACGTCACCAACGGCGCGGGCCCCTGGATCACGGGCGAGCTCTACTGCAGCGCCGAGACCGGCGGTCAGTTCCTTTTTGACGTGCCCACCAGCGCTTCCGACAACGAGGCGCTCAAGAGCGCCAAGGCCGCGCGCGGCGCGGGCACGGTGTGGCTCAACTACCAGGACGCCGACACCGAGGGCACCTGGCTCGTCGGGCACGAGGGCAAGGCCGCCAAGAGCGCGCAGACCATTTTCCAGAACAAGGGCAGCAAGTGCATGGACGATTCCTCGGCGCGCGCCGCCGCGGGCGCGAACGTCCACCTCTGGGATTGCCACGGCAAGGCCAACCAGTTCTGGCTCCTCGACTCCGACGGGCTCATCCACAGCGGCGTGAATTACAACCGCTGCCTCGAAGCCGCCGGCTGGGGCACGGCAAACGGCACGAACATCCAGCTCGGCAACTGCCACGGCGGCGACAACCAGGTCTGGATCTACGACGGCCAGACGCTCGCGAGCGCGCTCGCTCCGGGCAAGGTCATCGACGTCTCGGGCAACGGCAGTTCCAACGGCACGAACATCCAGCTCTGGAGCGCCAATGGCAGCCAGGCCCAGCGCTGGACCGCTGCCAAGTTCCTCTCCATCAAGTCGGTGGGCAAGTGCCTGGACGTGAGCGGCTACAACACCGGCAACGGCACGAACATTCATGCCAGCACCTGCCACGGCGGCGACAACCAGAAGTGGTGGCACGACGAGCGCGGCCTGCTGCGCAGCCTGATGCATCCGGGCAAGTGCCTGGACGTCGAGGGCAAGAGCACTTCGAACGGCGCCAACATCCACCTGTGGGACTGTCATGGCGGCGACAACCAGGTGTGGATCTACGACGGCACCTTCCTGCGCTCGAAAATGAACCAGTCGAAGGTCGTCGATGTCTCGGGCGACGACAACGTGCATTTGTGGGGTTACCACGGGGGGGCCAACCAGCAAATGAAATTCGAGTAGTCCCCGACCCTGCTCGGACAGCGCCGCCGCTCGATTCCCCTTTCGAGCGGCGGCGCTGTTTTTTGCGTGCTATAAGTGGCCCTTCACAAGAAGGACCCCACCATGTTCGACGACATCCTCGAGCGTCTGCTGCGCTGCCCGACGGCGCCCTTCCATGAGGGCTACGTGCTCGGCGAGATCCGCGCCCTCGCGCGCCAGTATGGGCTGCCGCTCAGCGAAGACCGCTTCGGCAACCTGCGCGTGGATCATCCCGCCGGTGGCAGCGGCGCCCAGCTCCTGATGGTTGCACACACCGATCACCCGGCCTTTCTCGTGACCGGTATGCGCGGCAAGCGCGCGACCGGCGCGTGGTGGGGCGGCGTGCTGCCACCCTACTTCAAGGGCGCAAAGGTGAAGCTCCATCCCTACTGCGCGGCGCTCAAACCCGAGGAGGCCGCCGCCATGGCCATCCGCGGGCGCATCACTTCGACAAAGCTCGATGAGAGCAAGCGGCGCGTGCACGAGGTGTCCGTGCAGCTCGAAGCCGCGCCCGACAAGAACTTCGAATGGATCGGCGGCTGGGACCTTCCCGAGTTCCGTCGCCGCGGCAACCGGATCGTGAGCAGCCACATCGACGACCTGGTGGGCGCGGCGCTCGCGCTCTCGACGCTGGTCGCGCTTCGCGGCAAAAAGCTCAAGGCGCCTGTCGCGGCGCTCTTCACCCGCGCCGAAGAGGACGGGTTCCATGGCGCGCTGGCGGCAACGATGGACAAACTTGTGCCCGCAAACGCGCTGGCCCTCTCCATCGAATCAAGCAGCCAGAGAGCCGGCGCCCGGCTGGGCAAGGGCCCGGTGCTGCGCCAGGGCGACGCCGCCGGCGTATTCGATTCGCGCGCCACGCGCTGGATCGAAGAGCAGGCCGCCGCGCTTGCAAAGAAAAAGAATCTCGTCTTCCAGAAGCGCGTCATGGACGGCGGCGCCTGCGAGGCTACCGCCTTTGGCGCACTCGGCTACGCCTCGTGCGGGCTCGCCCTGCCGCTGGCGGGGTATCACAACATGGGTCCGAAGGACCGCATCGTTGCCGAGCAAGTCGATGCCGACGACGCCGCGGCGGCGCTCGCGCTGCTTGAGCACCTGGCAAGAAACTGGACCGGCGAGCTGCCGGTAAAGACGAAGCTTGGCGCAACGCTGGAGAAACGCCGCAAGGAATCGGTGCGGCAGCTCAAGAAGCGCAAAGTGCCGACGGGATTTTAGGGAGTTACCGCAGCCGGTCCAGCTCGGGCAGGTCGAGCCCGGCCAGCACGCCGCGCAGATAGATCGTCACTTCATCGCGGGTGCCAAAGCGCAGGGCTTTCTTTGCCACCTGCTCGCAGTCCTTGGCCGAGAGCGCCTGAATCACGTAGCGAACCAGCGGCAGCGAAGTGGGAGAGACCGAGATGCCGTCGAAGCCCATGCCGACCAGCAGCGGGATCGCCTCCGGATAACCGCCAAGCTCGCCGCAGAGGTTCACGCGAATCTTCGCTTTCCTGGCCGCTTTGCTCGTCAGGTTGATCAGCTGCAACACCGCCGGGTGGAGCGGGTCGAACAGGCCGGCCACACGCTGGTTGTTGCGATCGACGGCCAGCGTGTACTGGGTCAGGTCGTTCGTTCCCACGCTGAAAAAGTCGACCTTCTTGGCAAACTTATCGGCCAGCAGCGCGGCCGCCGGCACCTCGACCATCATTCCGATCTCAATGTCGGGATCGAAGTCCTGGCCTTCGCGCTTGAGCTCGGCCTTGGTTTCCTCGACAAGCTCGCGGGCGCGATCGAGTTCGCTGAGATTGGTAATCATGGGGAACATGATCGCAGCCTTGCCCAGCGTGCTGGCGCGCAAAATGGCGCGAAGCTGCGTCTTGAAAACGTGAACCAGATCGAGCGAGACGCGAATGGAGCGCCAACCGAGCACCGGATTGCTCTCAATGGGGCCCTTGAGCTGCGGCATGTATTTGTCGCCGCCGGCATCCAGGGTTCGGAAGACGATCAGATCGTCGGGGCCGTTCTTGATGACCTGCGAATAGACCTTGTACTGCTCTTCTTCGGTCGGGAACGTGGGCCGCGTGATGTAGAGAAACTCCGTACGATAGAGCCCCACGCCGTCGGCGCGGTAGGTGCGCGCGGTCTTCGCGTCGGCGATGATGCTCACGTTGGCCATGAGGCGAATCCGCCGACCGTCGGTCGTGGCAGCCTCGGCCTTCGTGGAGCCCTCGATCTCCTCGCGGGCGGAGCGGTAGTCGCGGCGCGCGCGCTTGAATTCCTTGAGTACTTCCTTGTCAGGATTGACGTAGACATTGCCCGATGCACCGTCGACGATCAGGAAGTCCCCGTCGCGGATCATGCGGAGCTGATTTTCCAGACCCACCACGCCGGGAATGCCGAAGCTGCGCGCGAGAATCGACGCGTGGGAGTCGGCACCGCCCTCGCCCGAGACCATGCCCACCAGGCCGCGCGCTTCCATCTCGATCGCGTCCGAGGGCATCACCCGCGTTGCAACGAGAATTCCGCGCTCGCCCTTCTTGCGCTTGTGGTCGGGCGACTTCCGGGACAGGGAGTTGAGCATGCGCTTGCCCACGTCCTCGATGTCCGCGATCTTGTCGGCAATGTAGGGATCGTCGATCTGCTCGAAGAGCTGCACGTAGTGCGCGACCACGTTGCGCACCGCATAGAGGCCGCTGTGCTTCTGCACGCGAATGGCTTCGCGGATCTTTCCGAGAAAGCCCTCGTCCTCGAGAATCATGAGATGCGTCGAGAAGATCTTGGCTTCTTCGTCCGAGAGACGCTCGGCGATGCGCAGCTCGGCGTCCTTGATCTCGTCGCGCACGCGCGAGATCGCCTGGTCGAGCGCGTAGAGCTCCGCATCGGTGTCTTCGACGAATTCCTTGACGCCGAAGAGCTGCATCAGGTCGCCTTCTTCGACGACGACGGCGGTTCCCATGGCGATGCCCGGCGAGGCGGCGATGCCACGCACCACGCTGTGCCGGCCTTCCTCACCGCCGCGCTGGCGCTCGGTCGCACGCGAGGGCGGCCCCAGCGGCAGCTTGTGCTCGTTCACCGCCTGCAGCAGGCGGTAGTTCTGCACCATGACGGCAACCTGCGTGCCGATGCTGCCGATGACCGAGAGGTCCTCGGGGGAGAACTGGCGCTCGTCGCGGGTCTGGACGTTGATGACACCAAGCGGGCGGCCCTGCTCGAGAATCGGAGAGGAGAGCAGCGAGATGTACTGCTCTTCCTGGGTCTCGGGAAAATACTTGTAGCGTGGGTGTTCGGCGGCGTTCTTGACGGCGACGGGCTTCATTTCTTCGACCGCGAGGCCGGTGATGCCTTCATCGACGTGCATCTGCACCTTGCCGACCGATGCCGGGTCGAGTCCCTCGGTGGAGGTGAGCACCAGGTTCTCGCCGGTTTCGTCGAGCAGGTAGATCGAACACACATCGCAGTCCATCTGGCGAGTTACCAGACGGCAGACGTGATCGAGCGTGTCCTGCAGCTCGTGCGAGCGCGAGATCAACGCGGCGATTTCTTCTAGAATCGCCAGTTTCTTGGCAATGTCGTTGTGGTCGATGCTCATTCCCGGCCTGTCCGCATGTGACGCGAAGACACCGGTTTCAGCACGCAAGGGAGCCTTCAGAGCCCTCTTCCCCTGCGCTCCCCCGGCCAACGAGTTCCACGCGATATTTGAGTATAGACGCTGAGCCGAAAGTTCACACTTTCGAGTGCATCAATGAATCATTTTTAAGTTTTTCAGCGGCCCGGAATGATGAGCTTGCTCTTGGGCGTCTCCGGCCCGCCCTCCCCGATCTTGCCGCCTTCGACGCCGCCCGATAGCGCAGCGCGTTGCGCGGTAAAAAGTTCTTCAAAGGGTCGTCGCAAGAGCGCCACCAGAAATGCGGGCACCTCCGGAAGCTGCTCGATGGCCTCGGCAAGGGTCGCCGCCTGCTCGCCGATGTCGGCATAACCGCGGCCATGCAGGGCGTGGGCCGCGTCGCGCAGCCGGCGCACCCAGCGCGCCTTGCCCTCGCCTTCGAGCGCGTCGGCCGCTGCCTGCTGAAACGTGCGCTCCAATTGTTCGATCCGCTGCGCCGGGCTGATGATCACCGTGCTGGTTAGCACGTTCTCGATCTTCGCCGTGAGTTCGCGCCCCGTTTCCTTGTCCGGGCCCCAGCCGCGGAAGGGATGTTCTTCGAGCAGAGAGGCCGACCCGCGGGCAAAGGCGAGCATCTCGCGCTCGTCCAGTTTCCTGGCCAGCGCTTTTGCTGGATGGGGTTCGAGCGAGATCGCCGGCGGCAGTTTGCGCACCATTTCGTGCAGCGCCGCAAACCCGTCGGGCAGCGCGTGGCCGAGCTCGCGGGTCAGCGCCTCGGCCTCTTCGATGAGAGTCCGGGCGTGGCCCCCGCTGAGTCGCACGACGGGAACCTGCTTGCTGCGCAGCAGGTCGCGGCGAATTTCGTTGGCACGCTTGCGACCGCTGGCGGCGAGCTGGATGAGCTTGATGCCCTCGGTGTCGCTCACATAGCAGGCCACCGCTTCGCGCCCGCCTTCGGCGGCGTCTGCAAAGAGCCACATCATCCGGCCGCCCGAGCCATCGATCGAGGTCGCCAGGCAATCGAGGGCGGGCTCTTCACGAACGGCCGCGGGCGTTGCCTTCTCTTCGGCGGGCAGTTCGACCTCGATACCCGCCGAGCGCAGCCGGTGCACGGCGCGCCCCAGCTCTTTTCGCTGCGCCTTGCTGAGATCGAACTCCCCCAGCTTCGCGAGCGCGCCCGAGTCCTTTGCCGCCAGCGCGGCATCCAACTGCTGCGCGAACTGCGCGGACTCAATTGCGGTTTTTGCTTTTGATTCGGTCATTTCACTATGATCGGCGCCCGTCTGAACATTTGTTCAGGCTTTTGTTTTGCCGGACGCCTCGCCCCCATTCGGGGACGGCGCAATCTATCACCCGGCCGGCCGGGCCGCCAGCGCGGCCCGCATTCCCGGGGCCTTTTGCGGGCCCCTCTCCAGCGCGTTGAGGCACATGTCGGACCCTGCTCCAAATCCCCAGAGCCCCGCCCGCTATTACTATGGCTGGAACATGGTCGCCCTGGCGACTGCGACCGGGCTCTTTTCGGTCGGCATCGTCTTCTATACCCACGGCGTTTTTCGCAGTTACCTGATCGAGGACTTTGGCTTTACCGCCGGCGAGACCTTCGAGGTCTACGCCCTGCACATTGCCGTGGTCGCCCTGCTCTCTTTCGCGGTGACCCCGCGCATGATCGAGCGCATCGGGGCCAAGCGCACCATTCTGATCGGGTGCTTTTGCCTCAGCCTGGGACTCTTTCTCGTCGGACTCTCACCCAACAAGCTCTTCTACTTCGTGGTGTTCGCCACGCTCATTGCCTTCGGCAACAATTGCATGGGCATGATCGCCACGCGCACCACGCTCGTCTTCTGGTTCGAGGCCCGGCGCGCGCAGGCGCTCTCGTTCGCCGCCATGGGCATCACCGCCGGCGGCATTCTGCACGTGCCGGTCACCACGTGGGTGATCGAGCACTACGGCTGGCGTGTAACCTATCAGCTACTCGGCCTTACGGTGCTCACCATGGCGCCCATCGTCGCGCTGTTCTGGAAGAACCGTCCCGAAGACATCGGTCTCGAAGGCGAGCCCGCCCACTGGAAGACAGGCTTCAAGAGCGCGCCGAGCGAAAACGCGCCCGCCATGAACAGCAAGCAGATCCTCTCCAATGGCGTATTTCTGCTCGTGGCGCTCTCGCTGGGAACGTCCTCGGCCTGCTGGAGCGTGATCCTGCAGTCGCTGGTCAGTGATTTTCGCGAACAGGGGTTCTCCCCGCATGAAGCGGCGGGCATGTTTTCGGTTCTCACGACCGTCATCCTCATCGGCAAGCCGCTCTACGGCCCGGTCGGTGACAAAATCGATCGCAAGTGGGCGATTCTCTGGACGCTGCTCATGCAGTTTGCGGCACTGGGCCTCTTTCTGCTCTCGCGTTTCTACCGCCCCTTTGCCTTCGAATTCTTCGGCACGCCGAGCGACGCGGCGCTGCTGAGCGCCATGGTGCTCTTCGGCATCGGCGTGGGCGGTTGCCAGCCGCTCTACTCGGCCTACATGGCCGACCTGTTCGGAAAGCACACCTTTGTGCGCGCCGCCGGGATTTCGGTGCCGCTGGTGATCGGCTGCCAGCTCGTGGGCTATCTCATCAACGGCATCGTCGTCGATGCCACCCAGACGCTGCTCTGGATGTGGTACGTGATGAGCGGATTCTATGTGGTCTCACTGGTATTGTTGATGCTTGTCCCGCGCGCGGGCGAGCTGGCCGAGCGCTCGCCGAGTCTCTACGAGGGATCTCTGGTCCCCAGCGCCATCGACTCCGAGCTCATCCAGGATTCCAGCAGCCACGCCGCCGACCGGCACGAGCCCTGAAGTTCCCCGCCACCTGATGCATGGGTTTGGCAAGCCAAACCCCTACCGTTGTTTGCTGGCAGATGCCGGCAGGGGCTTGGCTCGCCAAGCCCACGTCACGAACCGGCGTCGCCGCCGTCCGCCGGGTCCAGGCTCTCTCGGTAGATCTCGATCACGCTGCGCGCGTGTGTGCCGGCGCCGCCCAGTTGCAGGCGGCACTGGGCGCACTCGCTGGCGAGCGTCTGCGCGCCGGAGTCGGCAAGCGCTTTGCCGGCGCCTTGCTCGCAAAAACTCTGCGCGCGATCGAAGTTCTCCGCGCGCAGTCCCCACGCTCCGCCCATGCCGCAGCAAGTCGCGTCCAGACGCTTCACATCAAGGCCCGGCACCTGCCGGAGAAGTCGAAGCGACTCATGTTGCGTCCCCAGCGCGGCATCGACGCAGCCCTCGTGCCAGGCAATCGTTCCCTCGAGCGCGCGCGCCGGACGCGCGAGGGTTCCCGCCTCGTGCAACTTCCACAGA is drawn from Chrysiogenia bacterium and contains these coding sequences:
- a CDS encoding MFS transporter, producing MSDPAPNPQSPARYYYGWNMVALATATGLFSVGIVFYTHGVFRSYLIEDFGFTAGETFEVYALHIAVVALLSFAVTPRMIERIGAKRTILIGCFCLSLGLFLVGLSPNKLFYFVVFATLIAFGNNCMGMIATRTTLVFWFEARRAQALSFAAMGITAGGILHVPVTTWVIEHYGWRVTYQLLGLTVLTMAPIVALFWKNRPEDIGLEGEPAHWKTGFKSAPSENAPAMNSKQILSNGVFLLVALSLGTSSACWSVILQSLVSDFREQGFSPHEAAGMFSVLTTVILIGKPLYGPVGDKIDRKWAILWTLLMQFAALGLFLLSRFYRPFAFEFFGTPSDAALLSAMVLFGIGVGGCQPLYSAYMADLFGKHTFVRAAGISVPLVIGCQLVGYLINGIVVDATQTLLWMWYVMSGFYVVSLVLLMLVPRAGELAERSPSLYEGSLVPSAIDSELIQDSSSHAADRHEP
- the ptsP gene encoding phosphoenolpyruvate--protein phosphotransferase → MSIDHNDIAKKLAILEEIAALISRSHELQDTLDHVCRLVTRQMDCDVCSIYLLDETGENLVLTSTEGLDPASVGKVQMHVDEGITGLAVEEMKPVAVKNAAEHPRYKYFPETQEEQYISLLSSPILEQGRPLGVINVQTRDERQFSPEDLSVIGSIGTQVAVMVQNYRLLQAVNEHKLPLGPPSRATERQRGGEEGRHSVVRGIAASPGIAMGTAVVVEEGDLMQLFGVKEFVEDTDAELYALDQAISRVRDEIKDAELRIAERLSDEEAKIFSTHLMILEDEGFLGKIREAIRVQKHSGLYAVRNVVAHYVQLFEQIDDPYIADKIADIEDVGKRMLNSLSRKSPDHKRKKGERGILVATRVMPSDAIEMEARGLVGMVSGEGGADSHASILARSFGIPGVVGLENQLRMIRDGDFLIVDGASGNVYVNPDKEVLKEFKRARRDYRSAREEIEGSTKAEAATTDGRRIRLMANVSIIADAKTARTYRADGVGLYRTEFLYITRPTFPTEEEQYKVYSQVIKNGPDDLIVFRTLDAGGDKYMPQLKGPIESNPVLGWRSIRVSLDLVHVFKTQLRAILRASTLGKAAIMFPMITNLSELDRARELVEETKAELKREGQDFDPDIEIGMMVEVPAAALLADKFAKKVDFFSVGTNDLTQYTLAVDRNNQRVAGLFDPLHPAVLQLINLTSKAARKAKIRVNLCGELGGYPEAIPLLVGMGFDGISVSPTSLPLVRYVIQALSAKDCEQVAKKALRFGTRDEVTIYLRGVLAGLDLPELDRLR
- a CDS encoding NUDIX hydrolase encodes the protein MASTIIPNCALTVDVVLFAFADNEPLKILLIERGRDPFAGSWALPGGFVDEGEDSQAAAARELEEETGVKLEGLEYVRSFSAPGRDPRGRTISEAFTAVLPAESLTIRAGDDAAKAQLFVLDELPPLAFDHAQIIDAARERIRQVFMRYDQRTIRAVRKARL
- a CDS encoding ricin-type beta-trefoil lectin domain protein; the encoded protein is MKFSIGILAALMLSLSAGTALAGGSTPPPPPPSTPSADVAWAKTALALQRQIDVRTPFKDATFLGTHNSYNSQAYQTIFSYLDPNQSNSLSTQLFDSGARFIELDVHNAYNDLLLCHGQDNHVGCSAFDRPFWKGLEELRKFLTRYPEEVVLLYIEDHMDGKYNDALSDILSQLGSHIYTPAGNCTNIATNLTKADVLAAGKQVLLLDPGCDGNSAWDSIVFSGIGSGGFPTEQVEDLNGFPACNGGANYENMVRFYEDRTNLSSLFSDPGDPLTTSNIDDVLKCGGNIVGFDMLGKDDARMTAAIWSWAPGEPNNYNSNEDCGESRGDGRFNDVNCANTRQYACRKPGTKQWYVTNGAGPWITGELYCSAETGGQFLFDVPTSASDNEALKSAKAARGAGTVWLNYQDADTEGTWLVGHEGKAAKSAQTIFQNKGSKCMDDSSARAAAGANVHLWDCHGKANQFWLLDSDGLIHSGVNYNRCLEAAGWGTANGTNIQLGNCHGGDNQVWIYDGQTLASALAPGKVIDVSGNGSSNGTNIQLWSANGSQAQRWTAAKFLSIKSVGKCLDVSGYNTGNGTNIHASTCHGGDNQKWWHDERGLLRSLMHPGKCLDVEGKSTSNGANIHLWDCHGGDNQVWIYDGTFLRSKMNQSKVVDVSGDDNVHLWGYHGGANQQMKFE
- a CDS encoding hypoxanthine phosphoribosyltransferase, giving the protein AQRPASVRTAALLAKSSAPTEAREAIDYVGFEIGEEYIVGYGLDHAERYRELPDLWVMRLPE